From Hartmannibacter diazotrophicus, a single genomic window includes:
- a CDS encoding arsenate reductase ArsC has product MEAGARPGAVLFACSLNSVRSPMAAGIARSLFPGKIYVRSAGVRRGSVDPFAVKVMEEVGIDIRQHRPHTFEDLEDMNFDLVVTLAPEAHHRALELTRYYAVDVEYWPTADPSATAGSREQILAAYRGVRDNLTRRIKERLGWEAAQTT; this is encoded by the coding sequence ATGGAGGCCGGGGCGCGCCCGGGTGCCGTACTCTTTGCCTGCAGTCTCAATTCGGTGCGCTCGCCGATGGCGGCGGGCATTGCCCGCTCGCTGTTTCCCGGCAAGATCTATGTCCGCTCGGCCGGGGTCCGGCGCGGGTCGGTCGATCCGTTTGCCGTCAAGGTGATGGAGGAGGTCGGCATCGACATTCGCCAGCACCGGCCGCACACCTTCGAGGATCTGGAAGACATGAACTTCGACCTCGTGGTGACGCTCGCCCCGGAGGCGCATCACCGGGCGCTGGAACTGACGCGCTATTATGCCGTCGACGTCGAATACTGGCCGACGGCCGATCCTTCGGCCACGGCCGGATCGCGCGAGCAGATACTTGCCGCCTATCGGGGCGTGCGCGACAATCTGACGAGGCGCATCAAGGAACGGCTCGGCTGGGAAGCCGCGCAAACGACCTGA
- a CDS encoding Maf family nucleotide pyrophosphatase: MPYLVLASGSPRRLALLEQIGIVPDKLLPADADETPDKSEPPRKLAARLARTKAEIARLRLETDGETRPTLVLAADTVVAVGRRILPKAETEEQADDCLALLSGRAHRVYTGLCLITPRGTRERLVETRVRFKRLATPEIETYLKSGEWRGKAGGYAIQGLAGAFVVNIAGSYSSVVGLPLYETASLLDGAGYPVRAEWAIRD; the protein is encoded by the coding sequence ATGCCCTATCTGGTCCTCGCCTCCGGCTCGCCGCGCCGGCTGGCGCTGCTCGAACAGATCGGGATCGTGCCGGACAAGCTCTTGCCGGCCGATGCCGACGAGACGCCCGACAAGTCCGAACCGCCGCGCAAGCTGGCCGCGCGCCTTGCCCGCACCAAGGCCGAGATCGCGCGCCTGCGCTTGGAGACGGACGGCGAGACCCGCCCGACGCTGGTGCTTGCCGCCGACACGGTGGTCGCCGTCGGACGCCGCATCCTGCCGAAGGCCGAAACCGAGGAGCAGGCGGACGATTGCCTGGCGCTGCTGTCAGGCCGCGCGCACCGGGTCTACACCGGCCTCTGCCTCATCACCCCGCGCGGCACCCGCGAGCGGCTGGTGGAGACGCGCGTGCGCTTCAAGCGGCTGGCAACGCCGGAGATCGAGACCTATCTGAAGAGCGGGGAATGGCGCGGCAAGGCCGGCGGCTACGCGATCCAGGGTCTTGCCGGCGCCTTCGTCGTGAACATCGCAGGATCCTACTCGTCCGTCGTTGGCCTGCCGCTCTACGAGACGGCCTCGCTTCTCGACGGCGCGGGCTACCCTGTCCGGGCCGAGTGGGCCATCCGGGACTGA
- the infA gene encoding translation initiation factor IF-1, translating into MTKEEVLEFPGVVTELLPNATFRVKLENEHEIIAHTAGRMRKNRIRVLAGDKVLVEMTPYDLTKGRITYRFK; encoded by the coding sequence ATGACCAAAGAAGAGGTTCTGGAGTTTCCCGGTGTCGTCACCGAGCTCCTGCCCAACGCCACCTTCCGCGTGAAGCTGGAAAACGAGCACGAAATCATCGCGCATACGGCCGGCCGCATGCGCAAGAACCGCATTCGCGTGCTGGCAGGCGACAAGGTGCTCGTCGAGATGACGCCCTACGACCTGACCAAGGGCCGCATCACCTATCGCTTCAAGTAA
- a CDS encoding UPF0262 family protein produces MKANGMVGNEGHGRLIDVVLDETSIAPSTPDIEHERRVAIYDLIEENRFEPVGKPQGTFKLKLSIVDRKLVFDISDADGEPVVTHILSLTPFRRVVKDYFLICDSYYQAIRTASPSKIEAIDMGRRGLHNEGSRLLMERLEGKIRIDLDTARRLFTLLCVLHWKG; encoded by the coding sequence ATGAAAGCAAACGGCATGGTCGGAAACGAAGGCCATGGAAGGCTGATCGACGTCGTCCTCGACGAAACCTCGATCGCCCCCTCGACACCGGATATCGAGCATGAGCGGCGCGTCGCCATCTATGACCTGATCGAGGAAAACCGGTTCGAGCCGGTCGGCAAGCCGCAGGGCACCTTCAAGCTCAAGCTCTCGATCGTCGACCGCAAGCTGGTCTTCGACATTTCCGACGCGGACGGCGAACCGGTGGTCACCCATATCCTGTCGCTGACCCCTTTCCGCCGTGTGGTGAAGGACTATTTCCTCATCTGCGACAGCTACTACCAGGCGATCCGCACCGCGAGCCCGAGCAAGATCGAGGCGATCGACATGGGCCGGCGGGGCCTGCACAACGAAGGTTCGCGGCTCCTGATGGAGCGGCTGGAGGGCAAGATCCGCATCGATCTCGACACGGCGCGCCGCCTTTTCACGCTGCTCTGCGTGCTGCACTGGAAGGGGTAA
- the hisD gene encoding histidinol dehydrogenase, translated as MAIRLDDRDADFEARFAAFLTTKREVSEDVDQAVRAIIEDVRTRGDAALVDYTRRFDRFDVTADTLAITKAEVDAAVAEVPAATLSALELARDRIEAHHARQKPDSDRYRDALGVELGSIWTAVEAAGLYVPGGTASYPSSVLMNAVPARVAGVERLVMVVPTPDGKLNPLVLAAARLAGVDEIYRVGGAQAVAALAYGTETIRPVAKIVGPGNAYVAAAKRRVFGTVGIDMIAGPSEVLVIADHDNNPDWIAADLLAQAEHDTAAQSIVMTDSAELADAVEAAVERQLARLPRGEVAGASWRDYGAIILVEDLARAMPLANRIAPEHLELAMTDPEALLPFVRNAGAVFIGHHTPEVIGDYVGGSNHVLPTARSARFSSGLSVLDFMKRTSILKCSPEALRHLGPAAITLAEAEGLDAHARSVAIRLNL; from the coding sequence GTGGCGATACGCCTTGACGACCGGGACGCCGATTTCGAAGCGCGCTTTGCCGCGTTTCTGACCACCAAGCGCGAAGTCTCCGAAGACGTCGATCAGGCGGTGCGCGCCATCATCGAGGATGTGCGCACGCGCGGCGACGCGGCGCTCGTCGACTATACCCGCCGCTTCGACCGCTTCGACGTGACCGCCGACACGCTGGCGATCACGAAGGCTGAAGTCGACGCTGCCGTCGCCGAGGTGCCCGCCGCAACGCTCTCGGCGCTCGAGCTTGCCCGCGACCGGATCGAGGCCCATCACGCCCGCCAGAAGCCGGACAGCGACCGCTACAGGGACGCTCTTGGCGTCGAGCTTGGCTCGATCTGGACCGCGGTCGAGGCGGCCGGCCTCTACGTTCCCGGCGGCACGGCAAGCTACCCCTCCTCCGTGCTGATGAATGCGGTACCGGCGCGTGTCGCGGGTGTCGAGCGCCTCGTCATGGTCGTGCCGACGCCGGACGGCAAGCTGAACCCGCTGGTGCTCGCCGCGGCGCGGCTTGCCGGCGTCGACGAAATCTACCGCGTCGGCGGTGCGCAGGCGGTCGCGGCGCTTGCCTACGGCACCGAAACGATCCGTCCGGTCGCCAAGATCGTCGGCCCCGGCAACGCCTATGTGGCCGCCGCCAAGCGGCGCGTCTTCGGCACGGTCGGCATCGACATGATCGCGGGGCCGTCCGAAGTCCTGGTCATCGCCGACCACGACAACAATCCGGACTGGATCGCCGCCGACCTTCTGGCGCAGGCCGAGCACGATACGGCGGCGCAGTCGATCGTGATGACCGACAGCGCGGAGCTTGCCGATGCGGTCGAGGCCGCCGTCGAACGGCAGCTTGCCCGCCTGCCGCGCGGCGAGGTTGCCGGTGCAAGCTGGCGCGACTACGGCGCCATCATTCTCGTCGAGGATCTGGCGCGCGCCATGCCGCTCGCCAACCGGATCGCACCCGAGCATCTGGAGCTGGCCATGACCGATCCGGAGGCGCTGCTGCCCTTCGTGCGCAACGCCGGCGCGGTCTTCATCGGCCATCATACGCCGGAGGTCATCGGCGACTATGTCGGCGGCTCCAACCACGTGCTGCCGACGGCGCGCTCGGCGCGGTTCTCGTCGGGCCTGTCGGTGCTCGACTTCATGAAACGAACGTCTATCTTGAAATGCAGTCCGGAAGCGTTGCGTCATCTGGGGCCGGCGGCAATCACGCTCGCTGAAGCCGAAGGCCTTGACGCACACGCGCGCTCGGTCGCCATCCGGCTGAACCTTTGA
- a CDS encoding recombinase family protein, with the protein MRATRQAIGYTRVSTIGQDDGAGRLLQEESIRAYASATKRTIVEIFTDTHTGAGKDSLSSRPGAQAAIEMAKELGVPIIVDGLDRFSRHTSTLEEFIRNSGVELISARDGERVDKAVIMARSRRAQQERDNISSKTKSALADIKKRGVRLGNPTNLDEAQRLGAARNSEKADEVARNLLPVVRDLKEKGFRTMRQIADQLNRMGYRSPRGMPWTAATIRRPLDRIVILEAKRPSPAPSEASDVRLADDKSNEADLQDEIARQIALNPNWGRF; encoded by the coding sequence ATGAGAGCTACTAGGCAGGCCATTGGATACACGCGAGTATCGACTATCGGGCAAGACGACGGCGCAGGCCGATTGCTGCAAGAGGAGAGCATTCGTGCGTACGCGAGCGCGACCAAGCGCACGATTGTCGAGATCTTCACTGACACCCATACCGGCGCGGGCAAGGACAGTCTTTCCAGTCGCCCGGGCGCTCAGGCGGCGATTGAGATGGCGAAGGAACTTGGCGTGCCGATCATTGTCGATGGTCTTGATCGCTTCTCCCGCCACACTTCGACCTTGGAGGAGTTCATCCGCAACAGCGGTGTCGAGCTCATCAGTGCCCGAGATGGGGAACGTGTAGACAAAGCTGTGATTATGGCGAGGAGTCGTCGTGCCCAGCAGGAGCGAGACAACATCAGTTCCAAAACCAAATCTGCCCTTGCTGACATTAAGAAGCGTGGTGTGCGTCTTGGAAATCCGACCAATCTTGATGAGGCGCAGCGTCTGGGGGCGGCTCGAAACAGCGAGAAGGCCGATGAAGTCGCGAGGAATCTCTTGCCCGTGGTGCGGGACCTGAAAGAGAAAGGTTTCCGGACGATGCGCCAAATCGCCGATCAACTGAACCGAATGGGTTATCGATCTCCTCGGGGCATGCCCTGGACCGCTGCCACCATCCGCCGGCCATTGGATCGCATCGTGATTTTGGAAGCAAAACGGCCATCCCCCGCACCAAGTGAGGCTTCTGATGTGCGATTAGCGGATGACAAATCGAATGAGGCGGATCTTCAAGACGAGATAGCACGCCAGATTGCGCTCAACCCCAACTGGGGGAGGTTTTGA
- a CDS encoding DUF6538 domain-containing protein: MAKNDAHLLRRGNRYWARLVIPEPLRSKFGNKRELRKPLGPDLVVARKRLHEALAEFHAQIDKARNEISGGGTPAASSKPQGKPLLPHELAALHYQELIKFDEDVRNSGHPLAAIGLVDDILIHDLRAIKSGTADDKSIVEAIGSYLDDFRRRGHLVADEGSPPWRQAARAIAAGQYEALARVMERDEGNFAGKPADPELERPIAAAKAEPTKHHASLFDLLADYVRELQFSNRGHEAEKRWRPIFRQLVDFLGHDDASRLTRDDIIAWKDDLLTKRSPKTVRDSCLASLKAVLGWAVDNGRLPDNPAVSVKVRMPKPELSREPGYNEREAQLVLTAALNYAPRPFGANGIIRERPHLTAAKRWIPWLCAFTGARVAELCQLRKGDIRVEQGIAYLRISPDAGSVKNGQFRDVPIHKQLLEIGFFGFVESCKEGPLFYSPEGHNGQSHPAKQTARKIAQWIRSLGILDSSVDPNHGFRHRFKTLSRGLGVDPTIADAIQGHTGRTASDKYGRVPLVAKANAIEGFPFIEILGSSLDNEAVAEAHDIDITAVSATPAAS; the protein is encoded by the coding sequence ATGGCAAAAAATGACGCGCATCTGCTCCGGCGCGGAAACCGGTATTGGGCTCGGCTCGTCATCCCCGAGCCTCTGCGTTCGAAGTTCGGCAACAAGCGCGAATTGCGAAAGCCGTTAGGGCCAGACCTCGTCGTAGCTCGAAAGCGGCTCCATGAGGCGCTGGCAGAGTTTCATGCACAAATCGACAAAGCACGAAATGAGATTTCTGGGGGCGGCACTCCTGCGGCATCATCCAAGCCGCAGGGAAAACCCCTTCTCCCACATGAACTCGCGGCCCTTCACTATCAGGAACTGATCAAATTCGATGAGGATGTTCGCAACAGCGGTCACCCGCTTGCTGCCATCGGTCTCGTCGATGACATTTTGATTCATGACCTAAGAGCAATTAAATCCGGAACCGCTGACGATAAGAGCATAGTCGAGGCTATTGGCTCCTATCTTGATGACTTCCGGCGTCGTGGTCATCTGGTTGCCGACGAAGGCTCGCCGCCGTGGAGACAAGCGGCCAGAGCCATCGCTGCAGGCCAGTACGAAGCTCTTGCGCGCGTCATGGAGCGGGACGAGGGCAACTTCGCAGGCAAGCCTGCCGACCCGGAATTGGAGCGGCCTATCGCGGCAGCCAAAGCCGAACCAACGAAACATCACGCTTCTCTTTTCGATCTGCTGGCTGATTACGTGCGCGAGCTTCAATTCTCCAATCGCGGGCATGAGGCAGAGAAGCGATGGCGGCCAATCTTTCGCCAACTAGTCGATTTCCTGGGTCATGACGATGCGAGCCGACTTACAAGAGACGACATTATCGCCTGGAAGGATGACCTGCTTACAAAACGGTCGCCAAAGACGGTGCGCGACTCGTGTCTCGCCTCGCTAAAGGCTGTGCTGGGATGGGCAGTCGACAACGGGCGACTGCCGGACAATCCAGCCGTTAGCGTCAAAGTCCGGATGCCGAAGCCCGAACTCAGTCGAGAGCCAGGATACAACGAAAGAGAAGCACAACTCGTGCTGACTGCCGCGCTCAACTATGCACCGCGTCCGTTCGGTGCCAATGGCATTATTCGCGAAAGGCCTCACCTGACGGCAGCCAAAAGGTGGATCCCTTGGCTGTGTGCCTTCACTGGTGCACGCGTTGCCGAGCTATGCCAACTGCGAAAAGGCGATATTCGAGTGGAGCAGGGCATAGCCTATCTTAGAATTTCGCCCGATGCTGGCAGCGTCAAGAATGGTCAATTTCGGGATGTGCCAATTCACAAGCAACTCTTAGAAATTGGCTTTTTTGGATTCGTGGAGTCTTGTAAAGAGGGGCCGCTCTTCTATTCGCCCGAGGGACACAACGGGCAATCTCACCCAGCCAAGCAGACTGCTAGAAAGATCGCCCAATGGATTCGATCACTCGGCATTCTTGATAGCTCCGTCGATCCCAACCATGGGTTCAGGCACAGATTCAAGACCCTGTCGCGAGGGCTAGGTGTTGACCCAACCATTGCCGATGCAATTCAGGGTCATACGGGCAGAACAGCCAGTGACAAATATGGACGAGTGCCCCTGGTGGCCAAAGCCAACGCGATCGAAGGATTTCCCTTCATCGAAATACTTGGTAGCAGCCTGGACAACGAAGCCGTCGCAGAAGCTCATGATATTGACATTACAGCCGTGAGTGCCACGCCCGCAGCTTCTTGA
- a CDS encoding DUF2948 family protein: MSALKLAALDAEDLAVLSAHVQDAVLKVGDIDWQPKSKRMVIALNRFVWEEAGGKRKEFERRRAILHFARVEKVTTRNIRREAKDAVLELLAVRFEETDAPAGHVLIDFSGGGVLRLDVECIEAGLADLGLAWGTAHKPAHGE, encoded by the coding sequence ATGTCAGCCTTGAAGCTTGCCGCCCTCGATGCCGAAGACCTCGCGGTCCTTTCCGCCCATGTGCAGGACGCCGTCCTCAAAGTCGGCGATATCGACTGGCAGCCGAAGTCCAAGCGGATGGTCATCGCGCTCAACCGCTTCGTCTGGGAAGAGGCCGGCGGCAAGCGCAAGGAGTTCGAGCGCCGGCGCGCCATCCTGCATTTTGCCCGCGTCGAAAAGGTCACCACCCGGAACATCCGCCGCGAGGCGAAGGACGCCGTGCTGGAGTTGCTGGCCGTGCGCTTCGAGGAGACCGACGCGCCGGCCGGACATGTTCTCATCGACTTTTCGGGCGGCGGCGTGCTGCGTCTCGATGTCGAGTGCATCGAGGCGGGCCTTGCCGACCTCGGCCTTGCCTGGGGCACCGCGCACAAGCCGGCCCATGGGGAATGA
- the murA gene encoding UDP-N-acetylglucosamine 1-carboxyvinyltransferase — MDKIRIVGGNELNGVIPISGAKNAALPLMIASLLTDETLTLENVPRLADVALLTRILTNHGVDYSLNGKRPGEDLLTGQTVNLTARSIVDTTAPYDLVSRMRASFWVIGPLLARMHQARVSLPGGCAIGTRPVDLFLFGLEQLGAKIDVDRGYVIAEAPGGLVGNRVVFPKVSVGATHTIMMAATLAKGETVIENAAREPEVADLARCLNAMGAKISGAGTSTITIDGVQRLRGARHRVVSDRIETGTYAMAVAMTGGDVLLEGAEADLLDEPIRVLRQVGVTIEETNRGLRVKRNGGGLAPVDVETQPFPGFPTDLQAQFMALMTKAKGSSVITETIFENRFMHVQELARFGAHIHLDGQKATIEGVERLTGAPVMATDLRASVSLVIAGLAAEGETTVSRVYHLDRGFERLEEKISRCGAVVERISA, encoded by the coding sequence ATGGACAAGATCAGGATCGTCGGCGGCAACGAACTCAATGGCGTCATTCCCATTTCCGGCGCCAAGAACGCCGCCCTGCCGCTGATGATCGCGAGCCTACTGACCGACGAGACGCTGACGCTGGAGAACGTGCCGCGCCTTGCCGACGTCGCCCTTTTGACCCGCATCCTGACGAACCACGGCGTCGACTATTCGCTCAACGGCAAGCGCCCCGGCGAGGATCTGCTGACCGGCCAGACCGTCAATCTCACCGCCCGGTCGATCGTCGACACGACGGCGCCCTATGATCTTGTCTCGCGCATGCGGGCAAGCTTCTGGGTCATCGGGCCGCTTCTGGCACGCATGCACCAGGCCCGCGTGTCGCTTCCGGGCGGCTGCGCCATCGGCACGCGGCCGGTCGACCTCTTCCTCTTCGGCCTCGAACAGCTCGGCGCCAAGATCGACGTCGACAGAGGCTATGTGATCGCCGAGGCGCCGGGCGGCCTCGTCGGCAACCGCGTCGTCTTCCCGAAGGTCTCCGTCGGCGCGACGCACACCATCATGATGGCGGCCACGCTCGCCAAGGGCGAGACGGTGATCGAGAATGCGGCGCGCGAGCCCGAGGTCGCCGACCTTGCCCGCTGCCTCAACGCCATGGGCGCGAAGATCTCCGGCGCTGGTACCTCGACCATCACGATCGACGGCGTCCAGCGCCTGCGCGGCGCGCGCCACCGGGTCGTCTCCGACCGGATCGAGACCGGCACCTATGCGATGGCCGTTGCGATGACCGGCGGCGACGTGCTCCTGGAAGGCGCCGAGGCCGACCTTCTGGACGAACCGATCCGCGTGCTCCGTCAGGTCGGTGTCACGATCGAGGAGACGAACCGCGGCTTGCGCGTCAAGCGCAACGGCGGCGGCCTTGCTCCGGTCGATGTCGAGACACAGCCCTTCCCCGGCTTTCCGACCGACCTGCAGGCGCAGTTCATGGCGCTGATGACCAAGGCCAAGGGCTCGTCCGTCATCACCGAGACGATCTTCGAGAATCGCTTCATGCACGTGCAGGAACTCGCCCGTTTCGGCGCCCATATCCATCTCGACGGCCAGAAGGCGACCATCGAGGGCGTGGAGCGGCTCACGGGCGCGCCCGTCATGGCGACCGACCTTCGCGCTTCGGTGTCGCTGGTGATCGCCGGGCTTGCTGCGGAAGGCGAGACGACCGTCTCGCGCGTCTACCATCTCGACCGCGGTTTTGAGCGGCTTGAGGAAAAGATCAGCCGCTGCGGCGCGGTGGTAGAGCGGATTTCGGCCTGA
- a CDS encoding DNA gyrase inhibitor YacG: protein MADQQSRAKAVARCPICNEPTDPGFSPFCSKRCHQVDLHRWLAGSYRLPVVEEDDIDPADIEEPKDEKQDGTGRS, encoded by the coding sequence ATGGCCGACCAGCAATCGCGAGCCAAGGCCGTCGCCCGTTGCCCGATCTGCAACGAGCCGACCGACCCCGGCTTCAGCCCCTTCTGTTCCAAGCGCTGCCATCAGGTGGACCTGCACCGCTGGCTTGCCGGCAGCTACCGCCTGCCCGTCGTCGAAGAAGACGACATCGACCCGGCCGACATCGAGGAGCCGAAGGACGAAAAGCAGGACGGGACGGGGCGATCCTGA
- a CDS encoding tyrosine-type recombinase/integrase has protein sequence MSGLSEMAVRKAAAKEKPYKMADRDGLYLLVKTNGAKAWRFDYRYGGKRKTIGLGVYPAVSLATARSELVEVRKTLAQGRDPSEKRQSERGANLDGAEHTFEKLADEYLQRMRDEGVANATLTKNEWLLKKLPSRGFLSRPIKSITARHILDEIKRCENSGRLETALRLRAVISKVFRLAIVTLRADMDPASFLVGATKRPRVVSHAAVTDETKFGGLIRAVDEYDGWPTLRLAMMFTALTAARPGEVRHATWTEIDCEKALWSVPAERMKMRKEHQVALSEQAIAVLKQAREIAFDTDLVFPSIRSNTTPLSENSMNAALRRMGYLKTEHTAHGFRSSFSTILNERGFDAELIETALAHKDGSVRGIYNRARYWDERKKLMQAWADIVDTLKAGSVLT, from the coding sequence ATGAGCGGACTTTCTGAAATGGCCGTGCGTAAGGCCGCTGCCAAAGAAAAGCCCTACAAGATGGCTGATCGGGATGGGCTCTATCTGCTCGTCAAAACCAACGGCGCGAAAGCCTGGCGCTTCGATTACCGATACGGCGGAAAGCGCAAGACGATCGGCCTGGGGGTGTATCCGGCCGTGAGCCTTGCGACCGCAAGAAGCGAGTTGGTCGAGGTCCGAAAGACCTTGGCGCAGGGGCGCGATCCGAGCGAGAAGCGGCAAAGCGAGCGTGGTGCAAACCTCGACGGGGCAGAGCATACGTTCGAAAAACTGGCCGACGAATACCTCCAGCGCATGCGGGATGAGGGGGTCGCGAACGCGACCTTGACCAAGAACGAGTGGCTGCTGAAGAAGCTTCCCTCCAGGGGCTTTTTGTCTCGACCGATCAAATCCATCACTGCCAGGCATATTCTCGATGAGATCAAGCGATGCGAAAACTCGGGTCGACTCGAGACAGCGCTACGCCTTCGAGCGGTGATCAGCAAAGTCTTTCGGCTGGCGATCGTGACCCTTCGCGCTGACATGGATCCGGCGTCCTTTCTTGTCGGCGCTACAAAGCGGCCAAGGGTGGTCAGTCACGCCGCGGTAACCGATGAGACTAAGTTTGGTGGACTCATCCGGGCCGTGGACGAATATGACGGGTGGCCGACCCTACGCCTTGCAATGATGTTCACGGCACTGACTGCGGCCCGGCCGGGAGAGGTCCGGCATGCGACATGGACGGAGATTGACTGTGAAAAGGCGCTCTGGTCCGTGCCGGCCGAGCGGATGAAGATGCGAAAAGAACATCAGGTTGCCCTGAGCGAGCAGGCAATCGCGGTCCTCAAACAGGCGCGTGAAATCGCCTTCGACACCGACCTGGTCTTCCCGTCGATTCGCTCAAACACAACACCCCTTAGCGAAAATTCAATGAACGCGGCGTTGCGCCGAATGGGGTATCTGAAAACAGAGCACACGGCGCACGGTTTTCGCTCGTCATTTTCGACTATACTCAACGAGCGCGGCTTCGATGCGGAACTGATTGAGACGGCCCTCGCCCACAAGGATGGCAGTGTGCGCGGGATTTACAATCGGGCAAGATACTGGGACGAGCGCAAGAAGCTGATGCAGGCCTGGGCTGACATTGTGGACACGTTAAAGGCGGGAAGCGTCCTGACGTAG